Proteins found in one Carassius auratus strain Wakin chromosome 12, ASM336829v1, whole genome shotgun sequence genomic segment:
- the LOC113111428 gene encoding fibroin heavy chain-like isoform X12 — protein MAARVYFSLTAVLLCLIGYLSITHANQRRTTVDGYCPATLTVVPSHRGCTSDEDCPGGHKCCRFDCGPVCVLPVFMKPGKCPIPEMIPLCAEGCFHDGQCPATQKCCPATGGFACSEPRGQGSGQASCQVRGQASGIGQGSVKGGGIGQGSSIGHGIGGVDQGSIKGGSIGQGSNIGRGIGQGSGIGQGSIKGGSIGQGSNIGRGIGQGSIKGGSIGQGSNIGRGIGQGSSIGHGIGGIGQGSGIVQGNSIGRGIGSGTGQGSSIGHGIGQGSSIGRGIGQGSGIGQGSGIGQGNSIGHGIGQGSSIGRGIGQGSGTGQGSSIGYGIGQGSNIGRGIGQGSGIGQGSIKGGSIGQGSNIGRGIGQGSSIGHGFGGIGQGSGTGQGSSIGHGIGQGSSIGRGIGQGSGIGQGSSIGHGIGGIGQGSGIGQGNSIGHGIGQGNSIGHGIGQGNSIGHGIGQGNSIGHGIGQGSSIGRGIGQGSGIGQGSIIGHGIGQGSSIGRGIGQGSGIGQGSIIGYGIGGVRQGSIKGGSIGQGSGIGQGSSIGHGIGGIGQGSGIGQGSSIGHGIGGVGQGRGIGQGPGIGYGVGQGSGVGQGVSQGSVVGQGSSQGTSIGQGVSQGSVVGQGSSQGTSIGQGVSQGSVVGQGRIQGTSIGQDVSQGSVVGQGTSIGQGVSQGSVVGQGSSQGTSIGQGVSQGSGLGQGSGIGQGVSQGSVVGQGTSIGKGVSQGSVVGQGRIQGTSIGQGVSQGSVVGQGSSQGTSIGQGVSQGSGRGQGSGISQGVSQGSVVGQGSSQGTVIGQGVGQGSGRGQGSGIGQGVSQGSVVGQGSSQGTSIGKGVSQGSVVGQGSSQGTSIGQGVGQGSVVGQGSSQGTSIGQGVSQGSVVGQGSSQGTSIGQGVSQGSVVGQGSSQGTSIGQGVSQGSGLGQGSGIGQGVSQGSVVGQGSSQGTSIGQDVSQGSVVGQGTSIGKGVSQGSVVGQGRIQGTSIGQGVGQGSGVGQGVGQGTSIGQGVSQGSVVGQGSSQGTSIGQGVSQGSGLGQGSGIGQGVSQGSVVGQGSSQGTSIGQDVSQGSVVGQGTSIGKGVSQGSVVGQGRIQGTSIGQGVSQGSVVGQGSSQGTSIGQDVSQGSVVGQGTSIGKGVSQGSVVGQGRIQGTSIGQGVGQGSGVGQGVGQGSGVGQGVGQGSGVGQGSSQGISIGQGVGQGSGVGQGVGQGSGVGQGVGQGSGVGQGVGQGTSIGQGVSQGSVVGQGSSQGTSIGQDVSQGSVVGHGTSIGKGVSQGSVVGQGRIQGTSIGQGVGQGSGVGQGVGQGSGVGQGVGQGSGVGQGVGQGSGVGQGVGQGSGVGQGSSQGISIGQGVGQGGGVGQGVGQGGGVGQGVGQGGGRGQGSGIGQGVGQGGGRGQGSGIGQGVGQGSSQGPGIGHGVGQGSGVGQGVGQGSVVGQGSSQGTSIGQGVSQGSVVGQGSSQGTSIGQGVSQGSGRGQGSGISQGVSQGSVVGQGSSQGTSIGKGVSQGSVVGQGSSQGTSIGQGVSQGSVVGQGSSQGTSIGQGVGQGSVVGQGSVVGQGSGVGQGVGQGSGVGQGVGQGSGVGQGVGQGSGVGQGVGQGSGVGQGVGQGSGVGQGSGVGQGVGQGSGRGQGVGQGSGRGQGVGQGSGRGQGSGIGQGVGQGSSQGSGIGQGVSQGSVVGQGSVVGQGSSQGTGIGQGSGLGQGSGIGQGVDQGSGIGQGSNQGSGIGHGMGQGSGQGQGVGQGSGRAQGSGVAQGVGQDSVVGQDSVVDQGVGQDSVVGQDSVVDQGVGQDSLVGQGSSQGTGIGHCVGQGNSQGSSIGQES, from the exons ATGGCCGCTCGAGTGTATTTCTCATTGACtgctgttttattgtgtttgatCGGATACTTGAGCATAACTCATGCTAATCAAAGACGAACCACAG TGGATGGTTACTGTCCGGCGACGCTGACGGTCGTGCCATCCCATCGAGGATGTACCTCTGATGAAGACTGCCCTGGAGGACACAAATGCTGTCGATTTGACTGTGGTCCTGTTTGTGTGCTGCCTGTTTTCA TGAAGCCAGGGAAATGCCCCATACCGGAGATGATTCCACTGTGTGCTGAAGGTTGTTtccatgatggccagtgtcctgccacaCAGAAATGTTGCCCCGCCACTGGtggctttgcatgcagtgaaccacgtggtcagggaagcggtcaggcaAGTTGTCAAGTAAGGGGCCAGGCAAGTGGCATTGGCCAGGGCAGTGTCAAGGGAGGTGGCATTGGCCAGGGCAGCAGTATTGGTCATGGTATTGGTGGCGTTGACCAAGGCAGCATCAAGGGAGGCAGCATTGGCCAGGGAAGTAATATTGGTCGTGGcattggccagggaagtggaATTGGCCAGGGCAGCATCAAGGGAGGCAGCATTGGCCAGGGAAGTAATATTGGTCGTGGCATTGGCCAGGGCAGCATCAAGGGAGGCAGCATTGGCCAGGGAAGTAATATTGGTCGTGGCATTGGCCAGGGCAGCAGTATTGGTCACGGTATTGGCGGcattggccagggaagtggaATTGTCCAGGGCAACAGTATTGGTCGTGGCATTGGAAGTGGAACTGGCCAGGGCAGCAGTATTGGTCACGGCATTGGCCAGGGAAGTAGTATTGGTCGTGGcattggccagggaagcggaattGGCCAGGGAAGTGGAATTGGCCAGGGCAACAGTATTGGTCACGGCATTGGCCAGGGAAGTAGTATTGGTCGTGGcattggccagggaagtggaACTGGCCAGGGCAGCAGTATTGGTTACGGCATTGGACAGGGAAGTAATATTGGTCGTGGcattggccagggaagtggaATTGGCCAGGGCAGCATCAAGGGAGGCAGCATTGGCCAGGGAAGTAATATTGGTCGTGGCATTGGCCAGGGCAGCAGTATTGGTCACGGTTTTGGCGGcattggccagggaagtggaACTGGCCAGGGCAGCAGTATTGGTCACGGCATTGGCCAGGGAAGTAGTATTGGTCGTGGcattggccagggaagcggaattGGCCAGGGTAGTAGTATTGGTCACGGTATTGGCGGcattggccagggaagtggaATTGGCCAGGGCAACAGTATTGGTCACGGCATTGGCCAGGGCAACAGTATTGGTCACGGCATTGGCCAGGGCAACAGTATTGGTCACGGCATTGGCCAGGGCAACAGTATTGGTCACGGCATTGGCCAGGGAAGTAGTATTGGTCGTGGcattggccagggaagcggaattGGCCAGGGCAGCATTATTGGTCACGGCATTGGCCAGGGAAGTAGTATTGGTCGTGGcattggccagggaagcggaattGGCCAGGGCAGCATTATTGGTTACGGTATTGGCGGTGTTCGTCAGGGGAGCATCAAGGGAGGCAGCATTGGACAGGGAAGTGGAATTGGCCAGGGTAGTAGTATTGGTCACGGTATTGGCGGcattggccagggaagtggaATTGGCCAGGGTAGTAGTATTGGCCACGGTATTGGTGGCGTCGGCCAGGGCAGGGGAATTGGCCAGGGCCCCGGTATTGGTTATGGTGTGGGCCAGGGCAGTGGAGTTGGCCAAGGTGTGAGCCAGGGCAGCGTTGTTGGCCAGGGCAGCAGTCAGGGCACCAGTATTGGCCAAGGTGTGAGCCAGGGCAGCGTTGTTGGCCAGGGCAGCAGTCAGGGCACCAGTATTGGCCAAGGTGTGAGCCAGGGCAGCGTTGTTGGCCAGGGCAGGATTCAGGGCACCAGTATTGGCCAAGATGTGAGCCAGGGCAGCGTTGTTGGCCAGGGCACCAGTATTGGCCAAGGTGTGAGCCAGGGCAGCGTTGTTGGCCAGGGCAGCAGTCAGGGCACCAGTATTGGCCAAGGTGTGAGCCAGGGCAGCGGACTGGGCCAGGGCAGTGGAATTGGCCAAGGTGTTAGCCAGGGCAGCGTTGTTGGCCAGGGCACCAGTATTGGCAAAGGTGTGAGCCAGGGCAGCGTTGTTGGCCAGGGCAGGATTCAGGGCACCAGtattggccaag GTGTGAGCCAGGGCAGCGTTGTTGGCCAGGGCAGCAGTCAGGGCACCAGTATTGGCCAAGGTGTGAGCCAGGGCAGCGGACGGGGCCAGGGCAGTGGAATTAGCCAAGGTGTTAGCCAGGGCAGCGTTGTTGGCCAGGGCAGCAGTCAGGGCACGGTCattggccaaggtgtgggccagggTAGCGGACGGGGCCAGGGCAGTGGAATTGGCCAAGGTGTTAGCCAGGGCAGTGTTGTTGGCCAGGGCAGCAGTCAGGGCACCAGTATTGGCAAAGGTGTTAGCCAGGGCAGCGTTGTTGGCCAGGGCAGCAGTCAGGGCACCAGTATTGGCCAAG gtgtgggccagggcaGCGTTGTTGGCCAGGGCAGCAGTCAGGGCACCAGTATTGGCCAAGGTGTGAGCCAGGGCAGCGTTGTTGGCCAGGGCAGCAGTCAGGGCACCAGTATTGGCCAAG GTGTGAGCCAGGGCAGCGTTGTTGGCCAGGGCAGCAGTCAGGGCACCAGTATTGGCCAAGGTGTGAGCCAGGGCAGCGGACTGGGCCAGGGCAGTGGAATTGGCCAAGGTGTTAGCCAGGGCAGCGTTGTTGGCCAGGGCAGCAGTCAGGGCACCAGTATTGGCCAAGATGTGAGCCAGGGCAGCGTTGTTGGCCAGGGCACCAGTATTGGCAAAGGTGTGAGCCAGGGCAGCGTTGTTGGCCAGGGCAGGATTCAGGGCACCAGtattggccaaggtgtgggccagggcagcggagttggccaaggtgtgggccagggcaCCAGTATTGGCCAAGGTGTGAGCCAGGGCAGCGTTGTTGGCCAGGGCAGCAGTCAGGGCACCAGTATTGGCCAAGGTGTGAGCCAGGGCAGCGGACTGGGCCAGGGCAGTGGAATTGGCCAAGGTGTTAGCCAGGGCAGCGTTGTTGGCCAGGGCAGCAGTCAGGGCACCAGTATTGGCCAAGATGTGAGCCAGGGCAGCGTTGTTGGCCAGGGCACCAGTATTGGCAAAGGTGTGAGCCAGGGCAGCGTTGTTGGCCAGGGCAGGATTCAGGGCACCAGTATTGGCCAAGGTGTGAGCCAGGGCAGCGTTGTTGGCCAGGGCAGCAGTCAGGGCACCAGTATTGGCCAAGATGTGAGCCAGGGCAGCGTTGTTGGCCAGGGCACCAGTATTGGCAAAGGTGTGAGCCAGGGCAGCGTTGTTGGCCAGGGCAGGATTCAGGGCACCAGtattggccaaggtgtgggccagggcagcggagttggccaaggtgtgggccagggcagcggagttggccaaggtgtgggccagggcaGCGGAGTTGGCCAGGGCAGCAGTCAGGGCATCAGtattggccaaggtgtgggccagggcagcggagttggccaaggtgtgggccagggcagcggagttggccaaggtgtgggccagggcagcggagttggccaaggtgtgggccagggcaCCAGTATTGGCCAAGGTGTGAGCCAGGGCAGCGTTGTTGGCCAGGGCAGCAGTCAGGGCACCAGTATTGGCCAAGATGTGAGCCAGGGCAGCGTTGTTGGCCATGGCACCAGTATTGGCAAAGGTGTGAGCCAGGGCAGCGTTGTTGGCCAGGGCAGGATTCAGGGCACCAGtattggccaaggtgtgggccagggcagcggagttggccaaggtgtgggccagggcagcggagttggccaaggtgtgggccagggcagcggagttggccaaggtgtgggccagggcagcggagttggccaaggtgtgggccagggcaGCGGAGTTGGCCAGGGCAGCAGTCAGGGCATCAGtattggccaaggtgtgggccagggcggcggagttggccaaggtgtgggccagggcggcggagttggccaag GTGTGGGTCAGGGCGGCGGacggggccagggaagcggaattGGCCAAGGTGTGGGTCAGGGCGGCGGacggggccagggaagcggaattGGCCAAGGTGTGGGTCAGGGAAGCAGCCAGGGCCCCGGTATTGGTCATGGTGTGGGCCAGGGCAGTGgagttggccaaggtgtgggccagggcaGCGTTGTTGGCCAGGGCAGCAGTCAGGGCACCAGTATTGGCCAAGGTGTGAGCCAGGGCAGCGTTGTTGGCCAGGGCAGCAGTCAGGGCACCAGTATTGGCCAAGGTGTGAGCCAGGGCAGCGGACGGGGCCAGGGCAGTGGAATTAGCCAAGGTGTTAGCCAGGGCAGCGTTGTTGGCCAGGGCAGCAGTCAGGGCACCAGTATTGGCAAAGGTGTTAGCCAGGGCAGCGTTGTTGGCCAGGGCAGCAGTCAGGGCACCAGTATTGGCCAAGGTGTTAGCCAGGGCAGCGTTGTTGGCCAGGGCAGCAGTCAGGGCACCAGtattggccaaggtgtgggccagggcaGCGTTGTGGGCCAGGGCAGCGTTGTGGGCCAGGGCAGCGGAGTTGGCCAAGGCGTGGGCCAGGGCAGCGGAGTTGGCCAAGGCGTGGGCCAGGGCAGCGGAGTTGGCCAAGGCGTGGGCCAGGGCAGCGGAGTTGGCCAAGGCGTGGGCCAGGGCAGCGGAGTTGGCCAAGGCGTGGGCCAGGGCAGCGGAGTTGGCCAAGGCAGCGgagttggccaaggtgtgggTCAGGGCAGCGGACGGGGCCAGGGTGTGGGTCAGGGCAGCGGACGGGGCCAGGGTGTGGGTCAGGGCAGCGGACGaggccagggaagcggaattGGCCAAGGTGTGGGTCAGGGAAGCAGCCAGGGCAGCGGTATTGGCCAAGGTGTGAGTCAGGGCAGCGTTGTTGGTCAGGGCAGCGTTGTGGGCCAGGGAAGCAGCCAGGGTACTGGTATCGGCCAGGGTAGTGGACTAGGTCAGGGCAGTGGAATTGGCCAAGGTGTGGACCAGGGCAGTGGAATTGGCCAGGGAAGCAACCAGGGCTCCGGTATTGGTCATGGTATGGGCCAGGGAAGTGGACAGggccaaggtgtgggccagggcaGTGGACGGGCCCAGGGCAGTGGTGTTGCTCAAGGTGTGGGCCAGGATAGCGTTGTGGGCCAGGATAGCGTAGTGGATCAAGGTGTGGGTCAAGATAGCGTAGTGGGCCAGGATAGCGTAGTGGATCAAGGTGTGGGCCAGGATAGCCTAGTGGGCCAAGGTAGCAGCCAGGGCACCGGAATTGGTCATTGTGTTGGCCAGGGAAACAGCCAGGGCAGCAGTATAGGCCAGGAAAGTTAA
- the LOC113111428 gene encoding fibroin heavy chain-like isoform X1, translating into MAARVYFSLTAVLLCLIGYLSITHANQRRTTVDGYCPATLTVVPSHRGCTSDEDCPGGHKCCRFDCGPVCVLPVFMKPGKCPIPEMIPLCAEGCFHDGQCPATQKCCPATGGFACSEPRGQGSGQASCQVRGQASGIGQGSVKGGGIGQGSSIGHGIGGVDQGSIKGGSIGQGSNIGRGIGQGSGIGQGSIKGGSIGQGSNIGRGIGQGSIKGGSIGQGSNIGRGIGQGSSIGHGIGGIGQGSGIVQGNSIGRGIGSGTGQGSSIGHGIGQGSSIGRGIGQGSGIGQGSGIGQGNSIGHGIGQGSSIGRGIGQGSGTGQGSSIGYGIGQGSNIGRGIGQGSGIGQGSIKGGSIGQGSNIGRGIGQGSSIGHGFGGIGQGSGTGQGSSIGHGIGQGSSIGRGIGQGSGIGQGSSIGHGIGGIGQGSGIGQGNSIGHGIGQGNSIGHGIGQGNSIGHGIGQGNSIGHGIGQGSSIGRGIGQGSGIGQGSIIGHGIGQGSSIGRGIGQGSGIGQGSIIGYGIGGVRQGSIKGGSIGQGSGIGQGSSIGHGIGGIGQGSGIGQGSSIGHGIGGVGQGRGIGQGPGIGYGVGQGSGVGQGVSQGSVVGQGSSQGTSIGQGVSQGSVVGQGSSQGTSIGQGVSQGSVVGQGRIQGTSIGQDVSQGSVVGQGTSIGQGVSQGSVVGQGSSQGTSIGQGVSQGSGLGQGSGIGQGVSQGSVVGQGTSIGKGVSQGSVVGQGRIQGTSIGQGVSQGSVVGQGSSQGTSIGQGVSQGSGRGQGSGISQGVSQGSVVGQGSSQGTVIGQGVGQGSGRGQGSGIGQGVSQGSVVGQGSSQGTSIGKGVSQGSVVGQGSSQGTSIGQGVGQGSVVGQGSSQGTSIGQGVSQGSVVGQGSSQGTSIGQGVSQGSVVGQGSSQGISIGQGVSQGSVVGQGTSIGQGVSQGSVVGQGSSQGTSIGQGVSQGSGLGQGSGIGQGVSQGSVVGQGSSQGTSIGQDVSQGSVVGQGTSIGKGVSQGSVVGQGRIQGTSIGQGVGQGSGVGQGVGQGTSIGQGVSQGSVVGQGSSQGTSIGQGVSQGSGLGQGSGIGQGVSQGSVVGQGSSQGTSIGQDVSQGSVVGQGTSIGKGVSQGSVVGQGRIQGTSIGQGVSQGSVVGQGSSQGTSIGQDVSQGSVVGQGTSIGKGVSQGSVVGQGRIQGTSIGQGVGQGSGVGQGVGQGSGVGQGVGQGSGVGQGSSQGISIGQGVGQGSGVGQGVGQGSGVGQGVGQGSGVGQGVGQGTSIGQGVSQGSVVGQGSSQGTSIGQDVSQGSVVGHGTSIGKGVSQGSVVGQGRIQGTSIGQGVGQGSGVGQGVGQGSGVGQGVGQGSGVGQGVGQGSGVGQGVGQGSGVGQGSSQGISIGQGVGQGGGVGQGVGQGGGVGQGVGQGGGRGQGSGIGQGVGQGGGRGQGSGIGQGVGQGSSQGPGIGHGVGQGSGVGQGVGQGSVVGQGSSQGTSIGQGVSQGSVVGQGSSQGTSIGQGVSQGSGRGQGSGISQGVSQGSVVGQGSSQGTSIGKGVSQGSVVGQGSSQGTSIGQGVSQGSVVGQGSSQGTSIGQGVGQGSVVGQGSVVGQGSGVGQGVGQGSGVGQGVGQGSGVGQGVGQGSGVGQGVGQGSGVGQGVGQGSGVGQGSGVGQGVGQGSGRGQGVGQGSGRGQGVGQGSGRGQGSGIGQGVGQGSSQGSGIGQGVSQGSVVGQGSVVGQGSSQGTGIGQGSGLGQGSGIGQGVDQGSGIGQGSNQGSGIGHGMGQGSGQGQGVGQGSGRAQGSGVAQGVGQDSVVGQDSVVDQGVGQDSVVGQDSVVDQGVGQDSLVGQGSSQGTGIGHCVGQGNSQGSSIGQES; encoded by the exons ATGGCCGCTCGAGTGTATTTCTCATTGACtgctgttttattgtgtttgatCGGATACTTGAGCATAACTCATGCTAATCAAAGACGAACCACAG TGGATGGTTACTGTCCGGCGACGCTGACGGTCGTGCCATCCCATCGAGGATGTACCTCTGATGAAGACTGCCCTGGAGGACACAAATGCTGTCGATTTGACTGTGGTCCTGTTTGTGTGCTGCCTGTTTTCA TGAAGCCAGGGAAATGCCCCATACCGGAGATGATTCCACTGTGTGCTGAAGGTTGTTtccatgatggccagtgtcctgccacaCAGAAATGTTGCCCCGCCACTGGtggctttgcatgcagtgaaccacgtggtcagggaagcggtcaggcaAGTTGTCAAGTAAGGGGCCAGGCAAGTGGCATTGGCCAGGGCAGTGTCAAGGGAGGTGGCATTGGCCAGGGCAGCAGTATTGGTCATGGTATTGGTGGCGTTGACCAAGGCAGCATCAAGGGAGGCAGCATTGGCCAGGGAAGTAATATTGGTCGTGGcattggccagggaagtggaATTGGCCAGGGCAGCATCAAGGGAGGCAGCATTGGCCAGGGAAGTAATATTGGTCGTGGCATTGGCCAGGGCAGCATCAAGGGAGGCAGCATTGGCCAGGGAAGTAATATTGGTCGTGGCATTGGCCAGGGCAGCAGTATTGGTCACGGTATTGGCGGcattggccagggaagtggaATTGTCCAGGGCAACAGTATTGGTCGTGGCATTGGAAGTGGAACTGGCCAGGGCAGCAGTATTGGTCACGGCATTGGCCAGGGAAGTAGTATTGGTCGTGGcattggccagggaagcggaattGGCCAGGGAAGTGGAATTGGCCAGGGCAACAGTATTGGTCACGGCATTGGCCAGGGAAGTAGTATTGGTCGTGGcattggccagggaagtggaACTGGCCAGGGCAGCAGTATTGGTTACGGCATTGGACAGGGAAGTAATATTGGTCGTGGcattggccagggaagtggaATTGGCCAGGGCAGCATCAAGGGAGGCAGCATTGGCCAGGGAAGTAATATTGGTCGTGGCATTGGCCAGGGCAGCAGTATTGGTCACGGTTTTGGCGGcattggccagggaagtggaACTGGCCAGGGCAGCAGTATTGGTCACGGCATTGGCCAGGGAAGTAGTATTGGTCGTGGcattggccagggaagcggaattGGCCAGGGTAGTAGTATTGGTCACGGTATTGGCGGcattggccagggaagtggaATTGGCCAGGGCAACAGTATTGGTCACGGCATTGGCCAGGGCAACAGTATTGGTCACGGCATTGGCCAGGGCAACAGTATTGGTCACGGCATTGGCCAGGGCAACAGTATTGGTCACGGCATTGGCCAGGGAAGTAGTATTGGTCGTGGcattggccagggaagcggaattGGCCAGGGCAGCATTATTGGTCACGGCATTGGCCAGGGAAGTAGTATTGGTCGTGGcattggccagggaagcggaattGGCCAGGGCAGCATTATTGGTTACGGTATTGGCGGTGTTCGTCAGGGGAGCATCAAGGGAGGCAGCATTGGACAGGGAAGTGGAATTGGCCAGGGTAGTAGTATTGGTCACGGTATTGGCGGcattggccagggaagtggaATTGGCCAGGGTAGTAGTATTGGCCACGGTATTGGTGGCGTCGGCCAGGGCAGGGGAATTGGCCAGGGCCCCGGTATTGGTTATGGTGTGGGCCAGGGCAGTGGAGTTGGCCAAGGTGTGAGCCAGGGCAGCGTTGTTGGCCAGGGCAGCAGTCAGGGCACCAGTATTGGCCAAGGTGTGAGCCAGGGCAGCGTTGTTGGCCAGGGCAGCAGTCAGGGCACCAGTATTGGCCAAGGTGTGAGCCAGGGCAGCGTTGTTGGCCAGGGCAGGATTCAGGGCACCAGTATTGGCCAAGATGTGAGCCAGGGCAGCGTTGTTGGCCAGGGCACCAGTATTGGCCAAGGTGTGAGCCAGGGCAGCGTTGTTGGCCAGGGCAGCAGTCAGGGCACCAGTATTGGCCAAGGTGTGAGCCAGGGCAGCGGACTGGGCCAGGGCAGTGGAATTGGCCAAGGTGTTAGCCAGGGCAGCGTTGTTGGCCAGGGCACCAGTATTGGCAAAGGTGTGAGCCAGGGCAGCGTTGTTGGCCAGGGCAGGATTCAGGGCACCAGtattggccaag GTGTGAGCCAGGGCAGCGTTGTTGGCCAGGGCAGCAGTCAGGGCACCAGTATTGGCCAAGGTGTGAGCCAGGGCAGCGGACGGGGCCAGGGCAGTGGAATTAGCCAAGGTGTTAGCCAGGGCAGCGTTGTTGGCCAGGGCAGCAGTCAGGGCACGGTCattggccaaggtgtgggccagggTAGCGGACGGGGCCAGGGCAGTGGAATTGGCCAAGGTGTTAGCCAGGGCAGTGTTGTTGGCCAGGGCAGCAGTCAGGGCACCAGTATTGGCAAAGGTGTTAGCCAGGGCAGCGTTGTTGGCCAGGGCAGCAGTCAGGGCACCAGTATTGGCCAAG gtgtgggccagggcaGCGTTGTTGGCCAGGGCAGCAGTCAGGGCACCAGTATTGGCCAAGGTGTGAGCCAGGGCAGCGTTGTTGGCCAGGGCAGCAGTCAGGGCACCAGTATTGGCCAAG GTGTGAGCCAGGGCAGCGTTGTTGGCCAGGGCAGCAGTCAGGGCATCAGTATTGGCCAAGGTGTGAGCCAGGGCAGCGTTGTTGGCCAGGGCACCAGTATTGGCCAAGGTGTGAGCCAGGGCAGCGTTGTTGGCCAGGGCAGCAGTCAGGGCACCAGTATTGGCCAAGGTGTGAGCCAGGGCAGCGGACTGGGCCAGGGCAGTGGAATTGGCCAAGGTGTTAGCCAGGGCAGCGTTGTTGGCCAGGGCAGCAGTCAGGGCACCAGTATTGGCCAAGATGTGAGCCAGGGCAGCGTTGTTGGCCAGGGCACCAGTATTGGCAAAGGTGTGAGCCAGGGCAGCGTTGTTGGCCAGGGCAGGATTCAGGGCACCAGtattggccaaggtgtgggccagggcagcggagttggccaaggtgtgggccagggcaCCAGTATTGGCCAAGGTGTGAGCCAGGGCAGCGTTGTTGGCCAGGGCAGCAGTCAGGGCACCAGTATTGGCCAAGGTGTGAGCCAGGGCAGCGGACTGGGCCAGGGCAGTGGAATTGGCCAAGGTGTTAGCCAGGGCAGCGTTGTTGGCCAGGGCAGCAGTCAGGGCACCAGTATTGGCCAAGATGTGAGCCAGGGCAGCGTTGTTGGCCAGGGCACCAGTATTGGCAAAGGTGTGAGCCAGGGCAGCGTTGTTGGCCAGGGCAGGATTCAGGGCACCAGTATTGGCCAAGGTGTGAGCCAGGGCAGCGTTGTTGGCCAGGGCAGCAGTCAGGGCACCAGTATTGGCCAAGATGTGAGCCAGGGCAGCGTTGTTGGCCAGGGCACCAGTATTGGCAAAGGTGTGAGCCAGGGCAGCGTTGTTGGCCAGGGCAGGATTCAGGGCACCAGtattggccaaggtgtgggccagggcagcggagttggccaaggtgtgggccagggcagcggagttggccaaggtgtgggccagggcaGCGGAGTTGGCCAGGGCAGCAGTCAGGGCATCAGtattggccaaggtgtgggccagggcagcggagttggccaaggtgtgggccagggcagcggagttggccaaggtgtgggccagggcagcggagttggccaaggtgtgggccagggcaCCAGTATTGGCCAAGGTGTGAGCCAGGGCAGCGTTGTTGGCCAGGGCAGCAGTCAGGGCACCAGTATTGGCCAAGATGTGAGCCAGGGCAGCGTTGTTGGCCATGGCACCAGTATTGGCAAAGGTGTGAGCCAGGGCAGCGTTGTTGGCCAGGGCAGGATTCAGGGCACCAGtattggccaaggtgtgggccagggcagcggagttggccaaggtgtgggccagggcagcggagttggccaaggtgtgggccagggcagcggagttggccaaggtgtgggccagggcagcggagttggccaaggtgtgggccagggcaGCGGAGTTGGCCAGGGCAGCAGTCAGGGCATCAGtattggccaaggtgtgggccagggcggcggagttggccaaggtgtgggccagggcggcggagttggccaag GTGTGGGTCAGGGCGGCGGacggggccagggaagcggaattGGCCAAGGTGTGGGTCAGGGCGGCGGacggggccagggaagcggaattGGCCAAGGTGTGGGTCAGGGAAGCAGCCAGGGCCCCGGTATTGGTCATGGTGTGGGCCAGGGCAGTGgagttggccaaggtgtgggccagggcaGCGTTGTTGGCCAGGGCAGCAGTCAGGGCACCAGTATTGGCCAAGGTGTGAGCCAGGGCAGCGTTGTTGGCCAGGGCAGCAGTCAGGGCACCAGTATTGGCCAAGGTGTGAGCCAGGGCAGCGGACGGGGCCAGGGCAGTGGAATTAGCCAAGGTGTTAGCCAGGGCAGCGTTGTTGGCCAGGGCAGCAGTCAGGGCACCAGTATTGGCAAAGGTGTTAGCCAGGGCAGCGTTGTTGGCCAGGGCAGCAGTCAGGGCACCAGTATTGGCCAAGGTGTTAGCCAGGGCAGCGTTGTTGGCCAGGGCAGCAGTCAGGGCACCAGtattggccaaggtgtgggccagggcaGCGTTGTGGGCCAGGGCAGCGTTGTGGGCCAGGGCAGCGGAGTTGGCCAAGGCGTGGGCCAGGGCAGCGGAGTTGGCCAAGGCGTGGGCCAGGGCAGCGGAGTTGGCCAAGGCGTGGGCCAGGGCAGCGGAGTTGGCCAAGGCGTGGGCCAGGGCAGCGGAGTTGGCCAAGGCGTGGGCCAGGGCAGCGGAGTTGGCCAAGGCAGCGgagttggccaaggtgtgggTCAGGGCAGCGGACGGGGCCAGGGTGTGGGTCAGGGCAGCGGACGGGGCCAGGGTGTGGGTCAGGGCAGCGGACGaggccagggaagcggaattGGCCAAGGTGTGGGTCAGGGAAGCAGCCAGGGCAGCGGTATTGGCCAAGGTGTGAGTCAGGGCAGCGTTGTTGGTCAGGGCAGCGTTGTGGGCCAGGGAAGCAGCCAGGGTACTGGTATCGGCCAGGGTAGTGGACTAGGTCAGGGCAGTGGAATTGGCCAAGGTGTGGACCAGGGCAGTGGAATTGGCCAGGGAAGCAACCAGGGCTCCGGTATTGGTCATGGTATGGGCCAGGGAAGTGGACAGggccaaggtgtgggccagggcaGTGGACGGGCCCAGGGCAGTGGTGTTGCTCAAGGTGTGGGCCAGGATAGCGTTGTGGGCCAGGATAGCGTAGTGGATCAAGGTGTGGGTCAAGATAGCGTAGTGGGCCAGGATAGCGTAGTGGATCAAGGTGTGGGCCAGGATAGCCTAGTGGGCCAAGGTAGCAGCCAGGGCACCGGAATTGGTCATTGTGTTGGCCAGGGAAACAGCCAGGGCAGCAGTATAGGCCAGGAAAGTTAA